Proteins from one Malania oleifera isolate guangnan ecotype guangnan chromosome 4, ASM2987363v1, whole genome shotgun sequence genomic window:
- the LOC131153147 gene encoding equilibrative nucleotide transporter 3-like has protein sequence MTVADGSGPSSKLEGKFIAMVVCWILGFGSLVSWNSMLTIGDYYYEVFPRYHPSRVLTLVYQPFALGTMGILAYNESRIDTRMRNIAGYILFSISTLLLIVVDLATSGEGGIGPYIAICAIVGAFGVADAHVQGGMVGDLSFMLPEFIQSFLAGLAASGALTSALRLMTKAAFDKSENGLRKGAMLFLAISTVFEFLCVILYAFVFPKLPIVKYYRIKAASEGATTVSADLAAAGIQTQASQDAEDPATQQERLSKKTLFLQNIDYALDLFLIYVLTLSIFPGFLYENTGEHGLGQWYTLVLIAMYNVWDLISRYIPIVKCLKLESRKGLMYAILSRFLLIPAFYFTAKYGDQGWMIFLISFLGLTNGYLTVCVLTAAPKGYKGPDANALGNLLVLFLLGGIFAGVSLDWLWLIGKGSF, from the exons ATGACCGTTGCAGATGGAAGTGGTCCTTCAAGCAAGCTTGAG GGCAAGTTTATTGCCATGGTAGTATGTTGGATTCTTGGATTTGGATCCCTCGTCTCATGGAATAGTATGCTGACCATTGGAGACTACTACTATGAAGTGTTTCCG CGATACCATCCTTCACGGGTGCTTACCCTTGTTTACCAACCCTTTGCTCTTGGAACAATGGGAATACTAGCGTACAACGAGTCAAGGATTGATACAAGAATGCGGAACATAGCTGGATACATTCTTTTCTCCATAAGTACCTTGTTGCTTATAGTT GTGGATTTAGCGACATCAGGAGAGGGAGGAATCGGACCTTATATTGCTATATGTGCAATAGTTGGTGCCTTTGGAGTTGCAGATGCCCATGTTCAGGGCGGAATGGTTGGGGACTTATCCTTCATGCTTCCTGAGTTCATCCAA TCTTTTCTGGCTGGTTTGGCTGCCTCTGGGGCTCTAACCTCTGCCTTGAGGTTAATGACAAAAGCCGCCTTTGATAAATCTGAAAATGGTCTTCGCAAAGGGGCCA TGTTATTTTTGGCGATATCCACAGTCTTTGAGTTCCTGTGTGTCATTCTCTATGCATTCGTCTTCCCAAAACTGCCAATTGTGAAGTATTACCGCATAAAGGCAGCTTCAGAAGGAGCAACAACTGTTTCAGCTGATCTTGCTGCTGCTGGTATCCAAACACAAGCAAGCCAAGAT GCTGAGGATCCTGCTACGCAACAGGAGAGGTTGAGCAAAAAGACACTATTCCTTCAGAACATAGATTACGCATTGGACTTGTTTCTGATATATGTGCTGACATTGTCAATTTTCCCTGGTTTCTTGTATGAAAATACTGGAGAACACGGATTGGGCCAGTG GTATACGCTTGTCCTTATTGCCATGTATAACGTATGGGATTTGATATCAAGATACATCCCAATTGTCAAGTGCCTAAAGTTGGAATCTCGAAAGGGCCTCATGTATGCAATTCTGTCTCGCTTCTTACTCATACCAGCATTCTACTTCACAGCAAAATACGGCGATCAAGGGTGGATGATCTTTCTCATTTCATTTCTGGGCTTAACCAATGGTTATCTGACTGTCTGCGTCCTTACAGCAGCACCCAAAGGCTACAAG GGACCGGATGCAAACGCGTTGGGGAATTTGCTTGTATTGTTCCTCCTGGGAGGTATTTTTGCAGGTGTTTCTCTTGATTGGTTGTGGCTCATAGGTAAAGGGAGCTTTTAA